One Sphingopyxis macrogoltabida genomic region harbors:
- the lexA gene encoding transcriptional repressor LexA: protein MLTAKQHELLHFIQQKLDASGISPSFEEMKEALGLKSKSGIHRLISALEERGFLRRLPNRARALEVVKLPETAKAAPTRENVVPLRKSPPAMRLIAANDIIEVPLHGKIAAGVPIEAFEDHNNLAVPAALLGAGEHYALEVSGDSMVEAGIFDGDYALIQKASTAREGDIVVALVDGQDATLKYFRREGQMIRLDPANSAYEPQRYPAERVIVQGRLSGLLRRYH, encoded by the coding sequence ATGTTGACCGCCAAGCAGCATGAACTGCTTCACTTCATCCAGCAAAAGCTCGACGCGAGCGGCATTTCGCCGTCGTTCGAGGAGATGAAGGAGGCGCTGGGACTGAAATCCAAGTCGGGCATCCACCGACTGATCAGCGCCCTCGAGGAACGCGGCTTCCTGCGCCGCCTTCCCAACCGGGCCCGCGCCCTCGAAGTGGTAAAGCTGCCTGAAACGGCAAAGGCGGCGCCGACGCGTGAAAATGTCGTGCCGTTGCGCAAGAGCCCGCCGGCGATGCGGCTGATCGCCGCGAACGACATCATCGAGGTGCCGCTGCATGGCAAGATCGCCGCAGGCGTGCCGATCGAGGCGTTCGAGGATCACAATAATCTAGCGGTTCCCGCCGCGCTGCTCGGCGCGGGCGAACATTATGCGCTCGAGGTTTCGGGCGATTCCATGGTGGAAGCCGGAATTTTCGACGGCGACTATGCGCTGATCCAGAAGGCGAGCACCGCACGCGAGGGCGATATCGTCGTCGCGCTCGTCGACGGGCAGGATGCGACGCTCAAATATTTCCGCCGCGAAGGCCAGATGATCCGGCTCGATCCGGCGAACAGCGCCTATGAGCCGCAACGTTACCCCGCCGAGCGGGTCATCGTGCAAGGACGCCTGTCGGGACTGCTTCGTCGTTACCACTGA
- a CDS encoding molybdopterin molybdotransferase MoeA, whose protein sequence is MSGLLPVEEAQARLLALRTPLAAENIAVSASLGRYLSQDVFASRDQPAAALSAMDGYAIRFADMPGPWTITGEIAAGAAPDRTVGPGEAMRIFTGAMLPGGADTVILQEDVAAAGVALALTGDGPGARGRHIRERAGDFAAGTRLLAPGTRMGAGAIAAAIMGGAGEVRVGSRPRVAILTTGDELVAPGRTLAPGQIPNSNGAMLAAMLAAVPADVALPLHMRDDRMSIASAIKELARHHDVIVTVGGASVGDHDHVRGALDDAGGRLDFWKIAMRPGKPLIAGAIGEALLLGLPGNPGSAFVTATLFLLPLIRHLAGAANPLPAIRQAPLDAALAAGGARRDYLRARVDGGALHMFDSQDSGQTVPLIEADALLIREIGAPPRAAGAIADYIAIA, encoded by the coding sequence ATGAGCGGCTTGCTGCCGGTCGAGGAAGCGCAGGCGCGCCTGCTCGCGCTCCGCACCCCCTTGGCGGCAGAAAATATCGCGGTTTCCGCGTCGCTTGGACGCTATCTTTCGCAAGATGTCTTCGCATCGCGCGACCAGCCTGCGGCGGCGCTGTCGGCGATGGACGGCTATGCGATCCGTTTTGCCGACATGCCGGGACCGTGGACAATTACCGGCGAAATCGCTGCCGGCGCTGCCCCGGACCGGACCGTCGGCCCCGGCGAGGCGATGCGAATCTTCACCGGCGCCATGCTTCCGGGCGGTGCCGACACGGTGATCCTCCAGGAAGATGTTGCGGCAGCGGGCGTGGCACTGGCGCTAACCGGCGACGGCCCCGGCGCGCGGGGGCGCCATATCCGCGAACGCGCCGGCGATTTCGCCGCCGGCACGCGCCTGCTCGCCCCCGGAACGCGTATGGGCGCCGGCGCAATCGCCGCCGCGATCATGGGCGGCGCGGGCGAGGTTCGCGTCGGATCGCGGCCGCGCGTCGCGATCCTGACCACTGGTGACGAGCTTGTCGCGCCGGGCCGCACGCTCGCGCCGGGCCAGATCCCGAACAGCAACGGCGCGATGCTCGCGGCGATGCTCGCCGCCGTTCCCGCCGACGTCGCCCTGCCGCTCCATATGCGCGACGACCGAATGTCGATTGCCAGTGCAATCAAGGAGTTGGCGCGACACCATGACGTCATCGTCACCGTCGGCGGCGCATCCGTGGGCGACCATGACCATGTTCGCGGCGCCCTCGACGACGCCGGCGGCCGGCTCGATTTCTGGAAGATCGCGATGCGGCCGGGCAAACCGCTGATCGCCGGTGCGATAGGCGAGGCGCTGCTGCTCGGGCTGCCCGGCAACCCCGGCTCGGCCTTCGTCACCGCGACGCTCTTCCTGCTGCCGTTGATCCGCCATCTTGCAGGCGCAGCAAATCCGCTCCCCGCAATCCGCCAGGCACCGCTCGACGCAGCGCTTGCCGCCGGTGGGGCGCGCCGGGATTATCTGCGCGCACGGGTCGACGGCGGCGCTCTCCATATGTTCGACAGCCAGGACAGCGGCCAGACTGTCCCGCTGATCGAGGCCGACGCGTTGCTGATCCGCGAAATCGGTGCGCCCCCGCGCGCGGCGGGCGCGATCGCCGATTATATCGCCATCGCTTGA
- the moaC gene encoding cyclic pyranopterin monophosphate synthase MoaC, with translation MTRPTHLDEKGAAHMVDVGGKAATGRRAVAGGRIAMSAEALDAIRSGNAPKGDVLSTARIAGIMAAKRTADLIPLCHPIALTQVSVEFEWEEDGISVRAVAATTGPTGVEMEALTAASVALLTLYDMAKALDRAMTLGDIRLLEKSGGRSGDWRAG, from the coding sequence ATGACCCGCCCGACGCATCTCGACGAAAAGGGTGCGGCGCATATGGTCGATGTCGGCGGCAAGGCGGCAACCGGACGCCGCGCGGTGGCAGGCGGGCGTATCGCCATGTCGGCGGAGGCGCTCGATGCCATCCGCAGCGGCAACGCGCCGAAAGGCGACGTGCTGTCGACCGCGCGCATCGCCGGCATCATGGCGGCGAAACGCACCGCCGACCTCATCCCGCTTTGCCACCCGATCGCGCTGACACAGGTCAGCGTCGAATTCGAATGGGAGGAAGACGGCATTTCGGTGCGCGCGGTCGCGGCGACGACCGGGCCGACGGGGGTCGAGATGGAGGCGCTCACCGCCGCATCGGTGGCGCTGCTGACCCTTTACGACATGGCCAAGGCGCTCGACCGCGCGATGACCCTCGGCGACATCCGCCTGCTCGAAAAGAGCGGTGGCCGCTCGGGCGACTGGCGCGCCGGATGA